The Campylobacter sp. CN_NE2 genome contains a region encoding:
- the selD gene encoding selenide, water dikinase SelD, translating into MNYRNFSLTKFASSSGCAAKLEPSAIDKNLANLIEPHPNLLSSITSNEDAGIFKINDEFALVQTLDFMTPLVDDPYIFGQIAAANAIGDVFAMGGEAISAMNIVGFDNFHFSDEILVEILEGGKSKIAESGAVLVGGHTIKTPEIYYGLSVTGKVSPNNFWSNNTAQIGDVLILTKPLGTGIISTAIKADFLEFSEFKEALEQIKMLNLYATRAVRDLQIHAATDITGFGLLGHASEMINDSISFKFYADKIPFFENVQKCVDNGFIPAGSYKNLEFTKKNVNIMPDIKFCDAQTNGGLLLSVSEKDADIAITRLKDAGYKHASIIAEVIKKDEFKIYI; encoded by the coding sequence ATGAATTATCGTAATTTTAGCCTTACAAAATTTGCTTCATCATCTGGCTGTGCTGCCAAGCTAGAACCTAGCGCAATCGATAAAAATTTAGCAAATTTGATCGAACCACACCCAAATTTGCTCTCGTCAATCACCAGCAACGAAGATGCCGGAATTTTTAAGATAAATGATGAATTTGCACTTGTGCAAACGCTTGATTTTATGACGCCGCTAGTCGATGATCCTTACATTTTCGGTCAAATCGCTGCTGCAAATGCCATTGGCGATGTTTTTGCTATGGGCGGTGAAGCGATAAGCGCGATGAATATCGTTGGATTTGATAACTTTCATTTTAGCGATGAAATTTTGGTTGAAATTTTAGAAGGCGGAAAGAGCAAAATCGCCGAAAGTGGTGCAGTCCTAGTCGGTGGCCATACGATAAAAACGCCTGAAATTTACTATGGGCTTAGCGTTACGGGCAAGGTTAGCCCAAATAATTTTTGGAGCAATAATACAGCACAAATCGGCGATGTTTTGATTTTAACAAAACCACTTGGCACGGGGATAATATCGACTGCGATTAAAGCTGATTTTTTGGAATTTAGCGAATTTAAGGAAGCATTAGAACAGATTAAAATGCTAAATTTATATGCAACCAGAGCTGTGCGTGATTTACAAATTCACGCAGCCACCGATATAACAGGCTTTGGGCTTTTAGGACATGCTAGTGAGATGATAAATGATAGCATTTCGTTTAAATTTTATGCAGATAAAATTCCATTTTTCGAAAATGTGCAAAAATGCGTTGATAACGGGTTTATTCCTGCTGGAAGCTATAAGAATTTGGAATTTACGAAAAAAAATGTAAATATAATGCCTGATATTAAATTTTGCGATGCACAAACCAACGGCGGACTTCTTTTATCCGTTAGCGAAAAAGATGCTGATATTGCCATAACTCGCTTAAAAGATGCAGGTTATAAACACGCTAGTATCATCGCAGAAGTCATAAAAAAAGATGAGTTTAAAATTTATATTTAG
- the yedF gene encoding sulfurtransferase-like selenium metabolism protein YedF, giving the protein MQVDCRNLACPAPVIKTKEALKSAKIGESIEIILNETAAIENVKRFLQTNGYEPNITQNGSEATFKIQKTGDLKNENAEDFCDINHKKSKVVFLNEESCGSGAVGKSLLSKFLGSIANLQDKPKMIICVNNAVFMTTNRSHESFGVLKNLEILGIEILSCGSCLEAYKLVDKLAIGRMSNALEIMEILSENEAIKL; this is encoded by the coding sequence ATGCAAGTTGATTGTAGAAATTTGGCTTGTCCTGCACCTGTTATCAAAACAAAAGAAGCTTTAAAAAGTGCTAAAATAGGCGAAAGTATAGAAATTATCTTAAACGAAACGGCTGCGATAGAAAATGTCAAAAGATTTTTGCAGACAAACGGATACGAACCCAATATCACGCAAAACGGCAGTGAAGCGACTTTTAAAATCCAAAAAACAGGCGATTTGAAAAACGAAAATGCAGAGGATTTTTGCGACATAAACCATAAGAAATCAAAAGTTGTTTTTTTAAATGAAGAAAGTTGTGGAAGTGGCGCAGTAGGCAAAAGTTTGCTTAGTAAATTTTTAGGTTCCATCGCAAATTTACAAGATAAACCAAAAATGATAATTTGCGTAAATAACGCCGTTTTTATGACGACAAATAGATCTCACGAAAGTTTTGGGGTGCTTAAAAATTTGGAAATTTTAGGCATAGAAATTCTTAGTTGTGGAAGCTGCTTGGAAGCCTATAAACTTGTCGATAAACTTGCGATCGGTCGCATGTCAAATGCACTTGAAATCATGGAAATTTTGAGCGAAAACGAAGCGATAAAACTATGA
- a CDS encoding formate dehydrogenase subunit gamma has product MKKFLLFLACFGLANAQNYADIVQKNSNNIWGNARFENAGQTYESGFAPIFMYMQSNDYFAWLAAFAIMAVVFAFVLHYVIVGPKHFSHAHGKILAFNKFERLFHLVAAISWVILVPTGLIMMFGDVFGGGFFVRVCKNLHGLATVTFAFSVLPMLFCWFYRMLPALYDIKWMMIVGGYLSKKKRAIPAGKFNAGQKAWFWIATLGGLVMIITGAAMYFLDFSAINASAIFGISQIEFLRASVIVHNVLGAICAVFLCVHIYMAVFAIKGAIHSMISGYKEEEEVYVLHHYWYRELLDKKKIEKSEFEEKYERL; this is encoded by the coding sequence ATGAAAAAATTTTTACTTTTTCTAGCCTGTTTTGGCTTAGCAAATGCCCAAAACTACGCAGATATAGTTCAAAAAAATTCAAATAATATTTGGGGAAATGCAAGATTTGAAAATGCAGGACAAACTTACGAAAGTGGATTTGCGCCGATTTTTATGTATATGCAAAGCAATGATTATTTTGCATGGCTTGCAGCATTTGCTATTATGGCAGTAGTTTTTGCGTTTGTGTTGCATTATGTCATCGTCGGTCCAAAGCACTTTTCGCACGCTCACGGCAAGATTTTAGCGTTTAATAAATTTGAGAGATTATTTCACTTAGTAGCTGCTATCTCGTGGGTGATTTTGGTTCCAACTGGTCTTATAATGATGTTTGGCGATGTCTTTGGTGGCGGATTTTTTGTAAGAGTTTGTAAAAATTTACACGGGCTTGCGACTGTAACATTTGCTTTTAGTGTTCTTCCTATGCTATTTTGCTGGTTTTATAGAATGCTACCTGCACTTTATGATATAAAATGGATGATGATTGTCGGTGGCTATTTAAGCAAGAAAAAACGGGCGATTCCGGCAGGTAAATTTAATGCAGGTCAAAAAGCGTGGTTTTGGATAGCAACACTTGGTGGTCTTGTGATGATAATCACAGGTGCTGCGATGTATTTTCTTGATTTTAGTGCGATTAACGCTAGTGCGATTTTTGGCATTTCTCAAATCGAGTTCTTACGCGCAAGTGTCATCGTGCATAATGTGCTGGGCGCGATTTGTGCAGTATTTTTATGTGTCCATATCTATATGGCAGTTTTTGCGATAAAAGGTGCGATTCATTCTATGATTTCAGGTTACAAAGAAGAAGAAGAGGTTTATGTTTTGCACCACTACTGGTATCGCGAGTTATTAGATAAAAAGAAAATCGAAAAATCAGAATTTGAAGAAAAATACGAAAGATTATAA
- a CDS encoding 4Fe-4S binding protein encodes MKEFAFYKGDIKDAVLGDEIEIFDDCIPENLPTFLVSNSPKIKAQIYAPQIDFYIKNSSDDFLQKSKSVSLMYEARAVCFDLAKDLDYQKSVGKNIILISDEKRENLANLLKKHEFKVILLNHSEVNFLYGQVGEIVVQILQNGEEIEVTADFALIENAKDFMLRQSGCYEISGLNDDEILKILTQNSPQFNYKNSITYDSQICDYHHRRDEICAKCSEICPTVAILKDDENKELVFSHIDCIGCGRCVGICPTGAIDSAKMPRNAFLQVAKLYENKKILIIPQNLDLQDLSVKLPQNTLILSLYALNFLSLTHFLTLLQTSGANLAIFDSQNSADKPLCESIDIINQIYELKFKTRAVSLIQNQNELESALSNLQFIENSKFNLVEANLSKLEIFSKRLSFLVGNENLGVVKSGKFITHGKISINENSCTLCLSCAGACNTGALFADANDNSLKYNASLCTACGYCVKSCAEKDTINLQTGQIELKPEYFSHQILAKDSLFACIECGKEFAPSKAVMKIAEMMMSKISDPVTQKTLYCCGDCKAKIMIQKMHEQKDI; translated from the coding sequence ATGAAAGAATTTGCATTTTATAAAGGCGATATAAAAGATGCCGTCTTAGGCGATGAAATCGAAATTTTTGATGATTGTATTCCGGAAAATTTACCGACTTTTTTGGTATCAAATTCGCCAAAAATCAAGGCTCAAATTTACGCACCACAAATCGATTTTTATATAAAAAATTCAAGCGATGATTTTTTGCAAAAATCAAAAAGCGTAAGTTTAATGTATGAAGCAAGGGCGGTTTGCTTTGATTTGGCAAAGGATTTGGATTATCAAAAAAGCGTTGGCAAAAATATCATTTTAATAAGCGATGAAAAAAGAGAAAATTTAGCAAATTTGTTAAAAAAGCACGAATTTAAGGTAATTTTACTAAATCATAGCGAAGTTAATTTTCTTTACGGGCAAGTTGGCGAAATCGTAGTGCAAATTTTGCAAAATGGCGAAGAAATCGAAGTTACGGCTGATTTTGCGCTCATAGAAAATGCAAAAGATTTTATGCTTCGCCAAAGTGGTTGTTACGAAATTTCAGGGCTTAATGATGATGAAATTTTAAAAATTTTAACACAAAATTCACCACAATTTAACTATAAAAATTCCATAACTTACGATTCGCAAATTTGCGATTATCATCACAGACGAGATGAAATTTGTGCTAAATGTTCTGAAATTTGCCCCACAGTTGCCATTTTAAAAGACGACGAAAATAAAGAGCTTGTTTTTTCGCATATCGATTGTATCGGCTGTGGCAGGTGTGTAGGAATTTGCCCCACAGGTGCGATTGATAGCGCAAAAATGCCACGAAATGCCTTTTTGCAAGTCGCAAAGCTTTATGAAAATAAAAAGATTTTGATAATTCCACAAAATTTAGATTTGCAGGATTTAAGCGTAAAACTTCCCCAAAATACGCTGATTTTGAGCCTTTATGCGCTAAATTTTTTAAGCCTAACGCACTTTTTAACACTTTTGCAAACAAGCGGTGCAAATTTGGCGATTTTTGATTCGCAAAATAGCGCAGATAAGCCACTTTGCGAAAGTATTGATATTATAAATCAAATTTATGAGCTTAAATTCAAAACTCGCGCAGTATCGCTTATACAAAACCAAAACGAGCTTGAAAGTGCTTTATCAAATTTGCAATTTATCGAAAATTCCAAATTTAACCTTGTAGAAGCAAATCTTTCAAAACTAGAAATTTTCTCAAAAAGATTATCATTTTTAGTCGGAAATGAGAATTTGGGTGTTGTAAAAAGCGGTAAATTTATAACTCACGGCAAAATTTCCATAAACGAAAACTCTTGCACGCTTTGTTTAAGCTGTGCGGGAGCCTGTAATACGGGCGCACTTTTTGCCGATGCAAATGATAATTCGCTCAAATACAACGCTTCACTTTGCACGGCGTGTGGATACTGCGTGAAAAGTTGCGCCGAAAAAGATACGATAAATCTGCAAACCGGACAAATCGAGTTAAAACCTGAATATTTTTCTCACCAAATTTTAGCAAAAGATAGCTTGTTCGCCTGTATCGAGTGTGGCAAAGAATTTGCCCCAAGCAAGGCAGTTATGAAAATCGCCGAGATGATGATGAGTAAAATTTCAGATCCAGTTACGCAAAAAACGCTATATTGTTGTGGGGATTGCAAGGCAAAAATAATGATACAAAAAATGCACGAACAAAAGGATATATAA
- a CDS encoding molecular chaperone TorD family protein: protein MDINIIKARSYYYEFFAIPFFFYENETKFEVWKDQLAVLKNSAITPEDNEFFANLEKFSFDEFKTEQNTALFDFSYANVPLSASFYDEGRDEGAMKILVLNTLKKSKFRRNNEFCKDSEDFIGFIFYFMSSLLKDELQRGSNFLSTELFVNVINKFIDEFISLLLEHKGTNFFKNLANLMKSFFALERSLLAVDAPKFEKSVAKEALARLPYENRFKNPRNVFKLDK from the coding sequence ATGGATATTAATATCATAAAAGCTAGAAGTTATTATTACGAATTTTTTGCGATTCCGTTTTTTTTCTATGAAAATGAAACTAAATTTGAAGTTTGGAAAGACCAACTTGCCGTGCTTAAAAATTCAGCTATAACGCCAGAAGATAATGAATTTTTTGCAAATTTGGAAAAATTTAGTTTTGATGAGTTTAAAACAGAACAAAACACGGCTTTGTTTGATTTTTCTTATGCAAATGTTCCACTGAGTGCGTCATTTTACGATGAAGGCAGAGACGAAGGGGCGATGAAAATTCTGGTTTTAAATACTCTTAAAAAGAGCAAATTTAGACGAAATAATGAATTTTGCAAAGATAGCGAAGATTTCATCGGATTTATTTTTTATTTTATGAGTTCGCTTTTAAAAGATGAGTTGCAACGCGGTTCAAACTTCCTTTCTACCGAGCTTTTTGTCAATGTTATAAATAAATTTATAGATGAATTTATATCTCTTTTGTTAGAACACAAAGGCACAAACTTTTTTAAAAATTTAGCAAATTTGATGAAAAGTTTTTTTGCTTTGGAAAGATCGCTTTTAGCCGTAGATGCGCCTAAATTTGAAAAAAGTGTCGCAAAAGAAGCCTTAGCAAGACTTCCTTATGAAAATCGTTTTAAAAACCCAAGAAATGTTTTCAAGCTTGATAAATAA
- a CDS encoding twin-arginine translocation signal domain-containing protein — protein METNRRDFLKKSLKLTAATTAVVGATTILANDEVSSSNGVAKGKSKKKEVLYKKSEAWEKYYKTVY, from the coding sequence ATGGAGACAAATCGCAGGGATTTTTTAAAAAAATCTCTTAAACTCACTGCCGCAACTACAGCAGTTGTCGGCGCTACTACCATTTTAGCCAACGATGAAGTTAGCTCATCAAATGGTGTTGCAAAGGGAAAATCAAAGAAAAAAGAGGTGCTTTACAAAAAAAGTGAAGCTTGGGAAAAATACTACAAAACGGTATATTAG
- a CDS encoding formate dehydrogenase subunit alpha — MDKTIGRRSFLKLAALGATSVSAFGNNETLRDASADEVKNPFPNSVKKRTICSICSAGCGIVAEVDESTNTWIRQDMAIDHPISQGSHCCKGIDQIDLTKSKMRLKYPLKKVNGKWERISWETAVNEISEKMLKIREEDGPDSVEFLGSAKFSNQQSFYFRKFAAFWGTNNIDHVARIUHSATVAGVANTWGYGAMTNHFGDMAANSKMILYIGANSAVANPVGGMKHGLQARDRNGAKIVVVDPNYTRTAAKADLYIRIRPGTDIAFIYGMLHLIFKNGWEDKKVIETQSYAIEDIRAEAEKWTPEVTADVTGCDKDLLIQFTQMFATTKPATLIWALGITQHSVGSSNTRILSILQLVLGNMGKPGGGTNIIRGHDNVQGSTDMGNLADTLPMYYGLADGAWKHYCKGWGVEFDEFVKRFATSVKEPREKLGEAVKGTNFKEYFYHDANNPEDRNWRNEKGFSLAKWWQGVLKEEKTYTSGNLRVLWVQGTGITSMAHQTKIKEAVDKLDMLVVVEPFLNEVAILSDRKDGIYVLPACTQFESEGYVTATNRSAQWRTQVIKPLFESKEDQEIMFMFAKKFGFYDEYVKGMKMGIVDGELKQVKDDFVWPDDATDEIARCGHSIGNQGRTAERLRRHQANWHNFDPDTLMGIGGDVKGEYYGLPWPCWDTKHPGTPIMYDLTKPYEKGGMGFRNRFGLEHNGVSQLADESITLPNSKVKGGHAQITKDNIEQILGITLSEEEKAKIGSSWSDDYSGIINQKCREFGICPCGNARARAKVWEFADPIPLHREPIHSPRWDLVQKYPSFDDQARNFRVATKFKSEQQEKDWSKEFPTIMSSLRVVNLSGAGMLERTSKYLAAITPEMFAHVNPSLAADHGIKDGEMMWIHAPQGTKIKVKCIYSHSVTPDRIVLPYNFAGIFQGVDLSDRYPEGTKPYTIGESSNIITNYGFDINTQISEFNAGLCRLEKA; from the coding sequence ATGGACAAAACAATCGGAAGGCGAAGCTTTCTGAAACTTGCTGCTCTTGGCGCAACTAGCGTTAGCGCATTTGGCAATAACGAAACATTGCGAGATGCTAGTGCCGATGAAGTTAAAAATCCGTTTCCAAATTCGGTCAAAAAAAGAACCATTTGTTCTATTTGCTCGGCTGGTTGCGGTATTGTAGCAGAAGTTGATGAAAGCACAAATACTTGGATAAGACAAGATATGGCGATTGACCACCCTATTTCACAAGGTAGCCATTGCTGTAAAGGTATCGATCAAATCGATCTTACAAAATCAAAAATGCGTCTAAAATATCCGCTTAAAAAGGTTAATGGCAAGTGGGAAAGAATAAGCTGGGAAACTGCCGTCAATGAAATTTCAGAAAAAATGCTGAAAATTCGTGAAGAAGACGGTCCTGATAGTGTTGAATTTTTAGGTTCAGCTAAATTTTCAAACCAACAATCATTTTATTTTAGAAAATTTGCGGCTTTTTGGGGCACGAATAATATCGACCATGTAGCCAGAATTTGACATAGCGCAACAGTCGCCGGTGTGGCGAATACTTGGGGTTATGGTGCTATGACAAATCACTTTGGCGATATGGCAGCAAATTCTAAAATGATTCTTTATATAGGTGCAAATTCAGCCGTTGCAAACCCTGTGGGTGGTATGAAACACGGACTTCAAGCCAGAGATAGAAACGGCGCAAAAATCGTAGTTGTAGATCCAAACTACACTAGAACTGCGGCAAAAGCTGATTTATACATTAGAATTCGCCCGGGAACGGATATTGCATTTATTTATGGTATGTTACACTTGATTTTCAAAAACGGCTGGGAAGATAAAAAAGTCATCGAAACTCAAAGCTACGCAATCGAAGACATTAGAGCAGAAGCCGAAAAATGGACACCGGAAGTAACTGCCGATGTAACGGGCTGTGATAAAGATTTGCTAATCCAATTTACGCAAATGTTTGCTACGACTAAACCTGCTACTTTGATTTGGGCACTTGGTATCACTCAACACTCAGTCGGTAGCTCAAATACAAGAATTCTTTCAATCCTACAACTAGTTTTAGGAAATATGGGCAAACCGGGCGGCGGAACAAACATTATCCGCGGACATGATAATGTTCAAGGCTCAACAGATATGGGCAACCTAGCCGATACCTTGCCTATGTATTATGGTTTGGCTGATGGCGCTTGGAAACACTACTGCAAGGGCTGGGGCGTTGAATTTGACGAATTTGTAAAACGATTTGCAACTTCTGTTAAAGAACCAAGAGAAAAACTCGGCGAAGCAGTAAAAGGAACGAATTTCAAAGAGTATTTCTATCACGATGCAAATAATCCAGAAGATAGAAATTGGCGAAATGAAAAGGGCTTTTCACTAGCTAAATGGTGGCAAGGCGTGCTAAAAGAAGAAAAAACCTACACAAGCGGAAATTTACGCGTTCTTTGGGTTCAAGGAACAGGAATCACATCTATGGCTCATCAAACCAAAATCAAAGAAGCCGTAGATAAACTTGATATGCTTGTTGTGGTTGAACCTTTCTTAAACGAAGTTGCTATTTTAAGCGACAGAAAAGACGGAATTTATGTGCTTCCAGCTTGCACTCAGTTTGAAAGCGAAGGCTATGTAACAGCCACAAACCGCTCGGCTCAATGGCGAACACAAGTCATAAAACCACTTTTTGAAAGTAAAGAAGACCAAGAGATTATGTTTATGTTTGCTAAAAAATTTGGTTTTTACGATGAGTATGTCAAGGGTATGAAAATGGGAATCGTCGATGGCGAGTTAAAACAAGTTAAAGATGATTTCGTATGGCCTGATGATGCGACAGATGAGATTGCTAGATGCGGACATAGTATCGGAAATCAAGGTAGAACAGCTGAAAGACTTCGCCGTCATCAAGCCAACTGGCACAACTTCGATCCTGATACGCTTATGGGAATCGGCGGAGATGTTAAAGGCGAATACTACGGACTTCCATGGCCGTGCTGGGATACAAAACACCCTGGAACGCCGATTATGTATGATTTGACTAAACCTTATGAAAAAGGTGGTATGGGATTTAGAAATCGCTTTGGATTAGAGCACAACGGCGTTTCACAACTTGCCGATGAAAGCATAACTTTGCCGAATTCAAAGGTTAAAGGCGGTCACGCTCAAATCACAAAAGATAATATCGAGCAAATTCTAGGTATTACTTTAAGCGAAGAAGAAAAGGCAAAAATCGGCTCATCTTGGAGCGATGATTACAGCGGTATTATCAACCAAAAATGTAGAGAATTTGGAATTTGTCCGTGTGGAAACGCAAGAGCAAGGGCGAAAGTTTGGGAATTTGCTGATCCTATTCCGCTTCACAGAGAGCCTATCCACTCTCCACGATGGGATTTAGTGCAAAAATATCCGTCATTTGACGATCAAGCACGAAATTTCCGTGTTGCTACAAAATTCAAAAGCGAACAACAAGAGAAAGATTGGAGTAAGGAATTCCCGACCATCATGAGTTCGCTTCGGGTTGTAAATTTAAGCGGTGCAGGTATGTTAGAACGAACTAGCAAATATCTTGCAGCGATTACACCTGAGATGTTTGCTCATGTAAATCCAAGCTTAGCAGCAGATCACGGCATAAAAGACGGCGAAATGATGTGGATACACGCCCCACAAGGCACAAAAATAAAAGTAAAATGTATCTACTCGCACTCAGTTACGCCTGATCGTATCGTGCTACCTTATAACTTTGCAGGAATTTTCCAAGGCGTTGATTTAAGCGATCGCTATCCGGAAGGCACCAAGCCTTATACTATCGGCGAAAGCTCAAATATCATCACAAACTACGGCTTTGACATTAACACTCAAATTTCTGAGTTTAACGCTGGTCTTTGTAGATTGGAAAAGGCATAA
- the fdh3B gene encoding formate dehydrogenase FDH3 subunit beta yields the protein MARMKFFVDNDRCIACYGCQVACSNAHEVPVGVNRRKVVIINEGVEEKEFASTLACQHCTDAPCSQVCPVDCFYIRDDGIVLHDKNKCIGCGYCLYACPFGAPQFPRNGAFGIKGAMDKCTMCAGGPEETNSHIERELYGQNRIAEGKVPMCAAICCTNALLVGDATEVSNIYRKRVMLRTPQKI from the coding sequence ATGGCTAGAATGAAATTTTTTGTAGATAATGATAGATGTATAGCATGTTACGGCTGTCAAGTGGCATGTTCAAATGCACATGAAGTCCCAGTAGGCGTAAATCGCCGAAAAGTCGTCATCATAAACGAAGGAGTTGAAGAGAAAGAATTTGCTAGCACGCTTGCATGCCAACACTGCACGGACGCGCCTTGTTCGCAAGTTTGTCCGGTAGATTGCTTTTATATCCGTGACGACGGAATTGTATTGCACGATAAAAACAAATGTATCGGCTGCGGCTACTGCCTATATGCTTGTCCGTTTGGTGCGCCACAATTCCCACGAAATGGTGCTTTTGGTATAAAAGGCGCTATGGATAAATGCACAATGTGCGCAGGCGGTCCAGAAGAGACAAATTCTCACATTGAGCGAGAGCTTTACGGACAAAATCGTATCGCAGAAGGCAAAGTGCCTATGTGTGCTGCTATTTGCTGCACAAATGCACTACTTGTCGGCGATGCAACGGAAGTTTCAAACATTTACCGCAAAAGAGTAATGTTAAGAACTCCACAAAAAATATAA
- a CDS encoding histidinol-phosphatase, producing the protein MVDLHNHTYLCNHATGTAMQYAKKAYENGIKIYGFSDHNPMNFDEKYRMDFSQMDFYEDMINEVKAEFKGKMEILLGYEVDFLENFMSDEIFKRKVDYFIGSVHFLDGWGFDDPEFIGEWKNRAVDDTYAEYFEKIALLCKSGKFQILGHFDLIKVFKFLPKKDVRVLAKNALKAIKESGIVVELNSAGLRKPVGEIYPSDILLEEIANLGVNITLSSDAHSVEQVTQNYEKLLEKAKFFGYSKVAYFRQKDIEFINLD; encoded by the coding sequence ATGGTTGATTTACACAATCACACATATCTTTGTAACCACGCCACAGGCACGGCAATGCAATACGCAAAAAAGGCTTACGAAAATGGCATTAAAATTTACGGATTTTCAGATCACAATCCTATGAATTTTGATGAAAAATATCGTATGGATTTTTCGCAAATGGATTTTTATGAAGATATGATAAATGAAGTAAAAGCCGAATTTAAGGGCAAAATGGAAATTTTGCTAGGCTATGAAGTCGATTTTTTAGAAAATTTTATGAGCGATGAAATTTTTAAGCGAAAAGTTGATTATTTTATCGGTTCGGTGCATTTTTTAGATGGTTGGGGTTTTGATGACCCTGAATTTATCGGCGAGTGGAAAAATAGGGCAGTAGATGATACTTACGCTGAATATTTTGAAAAAATCGCTTTGCTTTGCAAAAGCGGAAAATTTCAAATTTTAGGGCATTTTGATTTGATAAAGGTTTTTAAATTTTTACCGAAAAAAGATGTGCGAGTGTTAGCTAAAAATGCCCTAAAAGCGATAAAAGAAAGCGGTATCGTGGTTGAGTTAAACTCAGCAGGTCTTAGAAAACCCGTGGGCGAAATTTATCCAAGCGATATTTTGCTTGAAGAAATCGCAAATTTAGGCGTAAATATCACGCTTTCTAGCGACGCTCACAGCGTGGAGCAGGTTACGCAAAACTACGAAAAATTGCTAGAAAAAGCAAAATTTTTTGGATACTCAAAAGTTGCATATTTTAGGCAAAAAGATATTGAATTTATAAATTTGGATTAA
- a CDS encoding peptidase U32 family protein yields MKKPELLSPAGNLTKLKIAVNYGADAVYASLGAFSLRQRSAKEFDKDSFAEGVAYAHKFGKKLYATINGFLTNAQLEPTERHIKFLKEVGVDGFIIATPSVMSLAKKIAPEIPIHISTQANVLNYMDAEIYQSLGATRIVAAREMTLKDAVLIKEHLPNLEIEIFVHGSMCFAYSGRCLISAVQSGRFSNRGSCANDCRFKYELYAKNEENGTLFRLEEKENDGTYIMNSKDLNLSSHIEKIIATGAIDSFKIEGRTKSEYYAACATRTYRMAIDDAINGKFRAEIYESELNTLKSRGFTDGYLIHKPYERDNTQNLDTSIEDGTHQVSAISNDGEFISVKDKIAPNDEFEIFAPLNSKIEICDNEIGQIYENNGKFCLKFKKLLSKTNKEFSEIHSGNLNEIKLPANLPEFSFLRKEIK; encoded by the coding sequence TTGAAGAAACCCGAACTTTTAAGCCCGGCAGGAAACCTAACAAAACTAAAAATCGCTGTTAATTACGGAGCAGACGCCGTTTATGCCAGTCTTGGTGCATTTTCGCTTCGCCAAAGAAGTGCGAAAGAATTTGACAAAGATAGCTTCGCCGAAGGTGTCGCTTACGCCCATAAATTCGGCAAAAAACTCTATGCGACCATAAACGGCTTTTTAACTAACGCCCAACTAGAACCCACCGAACGCCACATTAAATTTTTAAAAGAAGTCGGTGTCGATGGCTTTATCATCGCCACGCCAAGCGTAATGAGCTTAGCCAAAAAAATCGCCCCTGAGATCCCAATCCACATTTCAACCCAAGCAAATGTGCTAAATTATATGGACGCTGAAATTTATCAAAGCTTAGGCGCAACTCGCATAGTCGCAGCCCGTGAAATGACCCTAAAAGACGCCGTTTTGATAAAAGAGCATTTGCCAAATTTAGAAATCGAAATTTTTGTGCATGGCTCAATGTGCTTTGCTTATAGCGGTAGGTGCTTGATTTCAGCGGTGCAAAGCGGGCGTTTTAGCAATCGCGGAAGCTGTGCGAACGACTGCCGTTTTAAATATGAACTTTATGCCAAAAATGAAGAAAACGGCACACTTTTTCGCCTTGAAGAAAAGGAAAACGACGGCACTTATATAATGAATTCAAAAGATCTGAATTTAAGCTCTCATATCGAAAAAATCATCGCCACCGGTGCAATTGATAGCTTTAAAATCGAAGGTCGCACGAAAAGCGAATATTACGCAGCATGTGCAACGCGAACTTATCGCATGGCGATTGATGACGCCATAAACGGCAAATTTAGGGCTGAAATTTATGAAAGCGAACTAAATACGCTAAAAAGTCGCGGTTTTACCGACGGATATTTGATCCACAAACCTTACGAGCGAGATAACACGCAGAATTTAGATACTAGCATAGAAGACGGAACGCACCAAGTAAGCGCTATTTCAAATGATGGCGAATTTATAAGTGTAAAAGATAAAATCGCTCCAAATGACGAATTTGAAATTTTTGCTCCGTTAAATTCGAAAATTGAAATTTGCGATAATGAAATCGGACAAATTTATGAAAATAACGGCAAATTTTGCCTTAAATTTAAAAAATTATTATCAAAAACAAATAAAGAATTCAGTGAAATTCACAGCGGAAATTTAAATGAAATCAAACTCCCCGCGAATTTGCCTGAATTTAGTTTTTTGCGAAAGGAAATAAAATGA